In one Streptomyces sp. NBC_01241 genomic region, the following are encoded:
- a CDS encoding IS1380 family transposase, with product MQSSHAAARVSARFDDPNLVGYGGLAPVVRLAERCGLPALVDEHVRLPASTDGTGAFPAAKLMSLVGGMVAGADSIDDMDRLRHGGLPRLFSGVRAPSTLGSYLRSFSHGHVKQLHAVARRFLPELAAHTPLLPGADQVAYVDIDDTIRRTYGYAKQGAGYGYSKVKGLNALIGIVSTPLAAPVIVATRLRKGPSNSARGAAAFVAESIRTARACGANGLLVVRADSAFYGANIVNACRALGVRFSVTVRMNASVKAAIAGIDEAAWKAIKYPKAVWDEEGQCWISDAEIAETTYTAFTSKPKKQQATARLIVRRVKRLNPAAVPEGQGALFDTWRYHAAFTDSPLSLSDAEREHRRHAVVEQVIADLKNGPFAHAPSGHFQANAAWLALAALAHNLTRAAGALASAFHAKATTATIRDHLINVPARPARSARRLTLHLPEHWPWADDFTQLFDLVHAPPPTA from the coding sequence ATGCAATCTTCCCATGCCGCAGCGAGGGTCTCCGCACGGTTTGATGATCCGAATCTGGTCGGCTACGGCGGGCTGGCCCCGGTGGTGCGGCTGGCTGAGCGGTGCGGACTGCCCGCACTCGTCGACGAGCACGTCCGGCTGCCGGCCTCGACGGACGGCACCGGGGCCTTCCCCGCGGCGAAGCTGATGTCGCTGGTCGGCGGCATGGTCGCCGGGGCGGACAGCATCGATGACATGGACCGGCTGCGGCACGGTGGGCTGCCGCGGCTGTTCAGCGGGGTGCGGGCGCCGTCCACGCTGGGCTCGTACCTGCGCTCCTTCAGCCACGGACACGTGAAGCAACTGCACGCGGTGGCCCGCCGGTTCCTACCCGAACTGGCCGCGCACACCCCGCTGCTGCCCGGCGCCGACCAAGTGGCCTACGTGGACATCGACGACACGATCCGTCGCACCTACGGCTACGCCAAGCAGGGCGCCGGCTACGGATACAGCAAGGTCAAGGGCTTGAACGCGCTGATCGGGATCGTCTCCACCCCGCTGGCCGCTCCGGTGATCGTCGCCACCCGCCTGCGCAAGGGACCGTCCAACTCCGCCCGAGGTGCGGCCGCGTTCGTCGCCGAATCGATCCGCACCGCAAGAGCGTGCGGCGCGAACGGGCTGCTGGTCGTGCGGGCCGACTCCGCGTTCTACGGCGCCAATATCGTGAACGCCTGCCGGGCCCTGGGCGTCCGGTTCTCGGTCACCGTGCGGATGAACGCCTCGGTCAAGGCCGCGATCGCGGGCATCGACGAAGCCGCGTGGAAGGCGATCAAGTACCCCAAGGCCGTGTGGGACGAGGAGGGGCAGTGCTGGATCTCGGACGCCGAGATAGCCGAGACCACCTACACCGCCTTCACCTCCAAGCCGAAGAAGCAGCAGGCCACCGCCCGTCTGATCGTGCGCCGCGTCAAACGGCTCAACCCGGCAGCGGTGCCCGAGGGACAGGGCGCACTCTTCGATACCTGGCGCTACCACGCCGCGTTCACCGACTCTCCGCTCTCCCTGTCCGATGCCGAACGTGAGCACAGGCGGCACGCTGTCGTGGAACAGGTGATCGCGGACTTGAAGAACGGCCCGTTCGCCCACGCCCCCTCCGGGCACTTCCAGGCGAACGCCGCCTGGCTCGCGCTGGCCGCTCTCGCGCACAATCTGACCCGCGCCGCCGGCGCCCTGGCGTCCGCCTTCCACGCCAAGGCCACCACCGCAACGATCCGCGACCACCTGATCAACGTGCCCGCCCGCCCGGCCCGCTCCGCCCGGCGCCTCACCCTCCACCTGCCCGAACACTGGCCCTGGGCCGACGACTTCACCCAGCTCTTCGACCTCGTGCACGCGCCACCACCCACAGCCTGA